Proteins co-encoded in one Nicotiana sylvestris chromosome 7, ASM39365v2, whole genome shotgun sequence genomic window:
- the LOC138874003 gene encoding protein FAR1-RELATED SEQUENCE 5-like — protein sequence MDETFIHRKRTATVVGSMVIPKYCDPKTVYTQKDIQTDMLSEYGVNLSYMQAWRAKEKVLQFLRGNPADSYNKLPKYFYILEETYPGSVVKLKKTVDECFLYTFVTLCTSISGWQHCRPVVVVDGTFLKSAYMGIMLTASTMDVAGTILPLAYAVVDSENDASWKWFFEQFKQAYGERPSMCVVSDRNESILNSTSIVYPGMPHYSCMWHIWTNIRSKFKKGHLQLHELYFATARSYTLDEFNERMSKIEEVDPRVKSYLYDIGYHRWLRVHATVNKTWTMTSDIAESLNAVTKDVRELPIFDLLEYMRTLLERWTNEKLLKAKGTFTFLGSKFNKELENNRTLSQKHRVRSVYLVQKK from the exons ATGGACGAAACATTCATACATCGCAAACGTACTGCAACTGTAGTTGGTAGCATGGTCATTCCAAAGTATTGTGATCCTAAGACTGTTTACACACAAAAGGACATACAAACTGACATGTTATCCGAATACGGAGTGAAcctaagctacatgcaagcatggagagcaaaggaaaaggttttacagtttttgagagggaatccggctgactcctacaacaaattacccaaatatttttatattcttgaggAGACTTATCCTGGTTCGGTTGTTAAATTGAAGAAGACAGTAGATGAATGCTTCTTATACACATTTGTTACTCTTTGTACATCAATAAGTGGTTGGCAACATTGTAGGCCAGTAGTAGTGGTTGATGGGACATTCTTAAAGTCAGCCTACATGGGGATTATGCTGACAGCAAGCACCATGGATGTAGCAG GTACAATATTGCCCTTGGCATATGCTGTGGTTGATTCTGAAAACGACGCATCTTGGAagtggttctttgagcaattcaagcaggcatatggtgaaagaccttcaatgtgtgttgtttcagataggaatgagagtatactgaattcaACATCAATTGTCTATCCGGGCATGCCACACTActcttgcatgtggcatatttggacaaatataaggtcaaaattcaagaagggccatctacaattacatgaattgtactttgctacagcacggtcatacactctggatgaatttaatgaaaggatgtcGAAGATTGAAGAGGTAGACCCGCGTGTGAAATCTTACCTATAtgatattggctatcatagatggttAAGAGTACATGCTACAGTGAATAAAACGTGGACAATGACATCAGATATTGCAGAGTCGTTGAACGCTGTAACAAAAGATGTAAGAGAGTTGCCGATATTTGACCTTTTAGAGTATATGCGGACATTGCTAGAACGTTGGACCAACGAGAAGCTATTGAAGGCGAAGGGTACTTTCACATTTCTTGGGTCCAAATTCAACAAAGAATTAGAGAACAACAGAACATTATCTCAGAAGCATAGGGTAAGATCTGTTTATTTGGTGCAGAAAAAATAA